One part of the [Synechococcus] sp. NIES-970 genome encodes these proteins:
- a CDS encoding exsB protein — translation MKRAVVLLSGGLDSATSAAQAIADGYEVIALSFRYGQKHSRELIAAQRIAEHLGITEHFVMDVNLSRWGGSSLTDANQAIPQTGVQTDEIPSTYVPGRNTVFLAIALSLAEAKQAEAIYLGINAVDYSGYPDCRPEYLAAYQKLADLSSKVGVEGHAPQLVAPLVLDTKVEIIQKAVKLGVPIAETWSCYQGGDHPCGLCDSCRIRDEALIKAGYPELTSQKGASSDRF, via the coding sequence ATGAAACGGGCCGTTGTTCTGCTCTCCGGTGGTTTAGATTCGGCCACCAGCGCTGCCCAGGCGATCGCCGATGGCTATGAAGTGATTGCCCTCTCCTTTCGCTATGGGCAAAAACACAGTCGCGAATTGATCGCCGCCCAGCGCATCGCCGAACACCTGGGAATCACGGAGCATTTCGTCATGGATGTGAATTTATCCCGCTGGGGTGGTTCTTCCCTGACTGATGCCAACCAAGCAATTCCCCAAACAGGTGTCCAAACTGACGAAATTCCTTCCACCTATGTCCCTGGCCGGAATACCGTTTTTTTGGCGATCGCCTTATCTCTCGCCGAAGCAAAACAGGCAGAAGCCATTTACCTGGGGATCAATGCGGTGGACTATTCCGGTTATCCTGACTGTCGCCCCGAGTACCTCGCTGCCTACCAGAAATTGGCAGATCTATCTTCTAAGGTGGGTGTCGAAGGCCATGCGCCCCAACTGGTTGCGCCCCTGGTGCTCGATACCAAGGTAGAAATTATCCAAAAAGCAGTTAAACTCGGTGTCCCCATTGCTGAAACCTGGTCTTGTTACCAAGGCGGCGACCATCCCTGTGGTCTGTGTGACTCCTGCCGCATCCGGGATGAAGCCCTAATCAAAGCGGGCTATCCAGAGTTGACCAGCCAAAAAGGAGCTAGCAGTGATCGTTTTTAA
- a CDS encoding Radical SAM domain protein: MAIHTAPRPLSDSVDPLDVAAVTYPVVETFHSIQGEGFWFGTAAFFIRLAGCDVGCPWCDTKISWNPKRHPQITVAQLKEQVVAAQPKIIVITGGEPLMHDLGPLTTGLKAMGFPLHLETSGAHPLSGDFDWITLSPKLFKAPLPEVYDHVSELKVVIDQATDFQWAETQAAQIAADVPKYLQPQWENPASQSLIFDYILAHPEWRLGLQTHKFLGVQ; the protein is encoded by the coding sequence ATGGCCATTCATACCGCACCGCGACCCTTGTCTGATTCTGTTGATCCTTTAGATGTGGCAGCCGTCACCTATCCCGTCGTGGAAACCTTCCATTCGATCCAGGGGGAAGGCTTTTGGTTTGGCACAGCGGCTTTTTTCATTCGCCTTGCCGGGTGTGATGTGGGTTGTCCCTGGTGCGACACAAAAATTTCCTGGAACCCCAAACGCCATCCCCAGATTACCGTCGCCCAGTTAAAAGAACAGGTGGTAGCAGCGCAACCCAAAATTATTGTGATCACTGGTGGTGAACCTTTAATGCATGATCTTGGCCCCCTCACCACGGGTTTAAAAGCGATGGGTTTCCCCCTGCATTTAGAAACCTCCGGCGCCCATCCCCTCAGTGGTGATTTTGACTGGATTACCCTTTCCCCTAAGCTCTTTAAAGCACCACTGCCAGAGGTTTATGACCATGTCAGTGAATTAAAAGTTGTGATCGATCAAGCCACAGATTTCCAATGGGCCGAAACCCAAGCTGCACAAATTGCGGCTGATGTCCCCAAATATCTCCAGCCCCAATGGGAAAATCCCGCCAGCCAGAGTCTGATTTTTGATTACATCTTGGCTCACCCCGAATGGCGGCTTGGCCTCCAGACCCACAAATTTTTGGGGGTGCAGTAG
- the thiE gene encoding thiamine-phosphate pyrophosphorylase — protein MVTPHRSDTTAVFRILDANLDRAREGLRIIEEWFRFGLNHTELAARCKEMRQTLAQWHHDELRAARDTPNDVGTALSHPQEEVRADVQALLRANLCRVEEALRVLEEYAKLYKTEMAIACKQMRYQVYALESQLFSPHLQQRLETARLYLVTSPHDRLLEIVEAALQGGVEIVQYRDKETPDEQRFAQAIALKKLCDRYQALFLVNDRVDLALAVDADGVHLGQTDLPIATARQILGPSKIIGCSTTNPTELEKALNEGADYVGVGPVYETPTKPGKAAAGHSYVSYAKDHCPVPWFAIGSIDTENLGDVLAAGAERVAVVRSLMHSENPTLTAQYFAAQLKRQQTLQDCEEATA, from the coding sequence ATGGTTACACCCCACCGATCTGATACCACCGCAGTTTTTCGCATCCTCGATGCCAACCTCGACCGAGCCCGGGAAGGACTCCGGATCATCGAGGAATGGTTCCGTTTTGGTCTCAATCACACCGAACTGGCCGCCCGTTGTAAAGAAATGCGCCAAACCCTGGCCCAGTGGCACCACGACGAACTCCGCGCCGCCCGGGATACCCCCAACGATGTGGGCACAGCTTTAAGCCATCCCCAGGAAGAAGTCCGCGCTGATGTCCAAGCCCTGCTCCGGGCAAATCTCTGCCGTGTCGAGGAAGCGCTGCGGGTGCTAGAGGAATACGCCAAACTCTATAAAACGGAGATGGCGATCGCCTGCAAACAAATGCGTTATCAGGTCTATGCCCTCGAAAGTCAACTATTTAGCCCCCATCTGCAACAGCGTCTAGAAACGGCACGGCTCTATCTGGTGACCTCTCCCCATGACCGGCTCCTTGAAATCGTCGAAGCGGCCCTCCAGGGGGGCGTTGAAATCGTGCAATACCGCGATAAGGAAACCCCCGATGAACAGCGCTTCGCCCAGGCGATCGCCTTGAAAAAATTATGCGATCGCTACCAAGCCCTTTTTCTCGTCAATGACCGCGTGGACCTTGCCCTAGCCGTGGACGCCGATGGAGTACATCTGGGTCAAACAGATTTACCCATCGCCACCGCCCGGCAAATTTTAGGCCCCAGTAAAATTATTGGCTGCTCCACCACTAATCCTACGGAACTCGAAAAAGCCCTCAATGAAGGGGCCGATTATGTGGGCGTTGGCCCCGTCTATGAAACCCCCACCAAACCAGGGAAAGCCGCAGCGGGTCACAGTTATGTCAGCTATGCCAAAGACCATTGCCCCGTGCCCTGGTTTGCCATCGGAAGCATTGATACCGAAAACCTAGGAGATGTTCTGGCGGCCGGAGCTGAACGGGTGGCGGTGGTGCGTTCATTGATGCACAGCGAAAACCCGACCTTGACAGCACAATATTTTGCCGCACAACTAAAGCGTCAACAAACCCTACAGGATTGCGAGGAGGCCACCGCATAA
- the thiS gene encoding thiamine biosynthesis protein ThiS — translation MIDVWVNGELKTAPSELSLPRFLEQLGLNPRLVAVEYNGEILHRQHWEHTLIQPGDRLEIVTIVGGG, via the coding sequence ATGATTGATGTTTGGGTCAATGGTGAACTAAAAACCGCGCCGAGCGAATTGTCCTTGCCTCGTTTTCTGGAGCAGTTGGGCTTGAATCCGCGCCTCGTGGCTGTGGAATATAACGGCGAAATTCTCCACCGTCAGCATTGGGAACATACTCTAATTCAGCCAGGCGATCGCCTGGAGATTGTCACCATTGTCGGTGGCGGCTGA
- a CDS encoding hypothetical protein (conserved hypothetical protein), producing MSQTVNCAVECINGCILGEDCPNKEYAAQASEFLQTVSIDKMHEIAEAARLKKMMEPPKWVIPDDI from the coding sequence ATGAGTCAAACCGTAAACTGCGCCGTTGAATGTATCAACGGTTGCATCCTAGGGGAAGACTGCCCCAACAAAGAATACGCAGCCCAGGCCAGTGAGTTTTTGCAGACCGTCTCCATCGACAAAATGCACGAAATCGCCGAAGCTGCTCGCCTGAAAAAAATGATGGAACCGCCTAAATGGGTGATTCCCGACGATATTTAG
- a CDS encoding hypothetical protein (conserved hypothetical protein), which translates to MTQSIDHDLLFKELLTTFFWDFLALFAPEVLEAAERDSLTFLTQEVFNDLPGQARRNVDIVAKLRFRGQETCFLVHIENQATPQADFAARMFLYFARLYEKYRLPIYPIALFSYRSPQRPEPEIFLVAFPTKQILSNRIRLLLRSWRK; encoded by the coding sequence ATGACCCAAAGTATCGACCATGATTTGTTGTTTAAGGAGTTGCTGACGACTTTTTTCTGGGATTTCTTGGCACTTTTTGCCCCTGAAGTCCTAGAAGCAGCCGAACGCGACTCTTTAACCTTTCTCACCCAAGAAGTTTTCAATGACCTGCCTGGTCAAGCACGGCGCAATGTGGACATTGTGGCGAAACTTCGTTTCCGGGGCCAAGAAACTTGCTTTTTAGTACACATCGAAAATCAAGCCACGCCCCAGGCAGATTTTGCGGCGAGAATGTTTCTCTATTTTGCACGGCTGTACGAAAAATATCGCCTACCCATTTATCCCATTGCGCTATTCTCCTACCGTTCTCCCCAGAGGCCAGAACCAGAGATTTTTTTGGTGGCATTTCCCACCAAGCAAATCCTCAGTAACCGAATCCGGTTGCTGCTGCGCTCATGGCGAAAATGA
- a CDS encoding hypothetical protein (conserved hypothetical protein) translates to MAKMKFSPEERPKVKLECLRMIVTLRLDSARIHLLSGFVDTYLKVKYGRTADL, encoded by the coding sequence ATGGCGAAAATGAAGTTTAGTCCAGAGGAACGCCCAAAAGTCAAGTTAGAATGTCTACGGATGATTGTGACGCTGCGTTTGGATTCAGCCAGAATTCATCTGTTGTCGGGTTTTGTAGATACTTATCTGAAGGTTAAATATGGCAGAACAGCAGATCTTTGA
- a CDS encoding hypothetical protein (conserved hypothetical protein), which translates to MAEQQIFEQELHQIQPQEEAQVLRIVTSWMEEGRQEGRQDEARKLILRFIQQRFPEQVSKFQAQIQALDLDQLDALSDRLFGFESITELETWLREDPAAGDLT; encoded by the coding sequence ATGGCAGAACAGCAGATCTTTGAGCAGGAATTACACCAAATTCAGCCCCAAGAAGAAGCCCAAGTGCTACGAATTGTGACTTCCTGGATGGAGGAAGGTCGTCAAGAAGGGCGCCAAGATGAAGCTCGTAAGTTAATTTTACGATTTATCCAACAGCGCTTCCCAGAACAGGTTTCAAAATTTCAAGCACAGATTCAAGCCCTTGATCTAGACCAATTAGATGCTTTAAGCGATCGCCTATTTGGGTTCGAGTCGATCACGGAATTAGAAACCTGGCTACGGGAAGACCCAGCGGCAGGCGATTTGACCTAA